Proteins co-encoded in one Arachis hypogaea cultivar Tifrunner chromosome 11, arahy.Tifrunner.gnm2.J5K5, whole genome shotgun sequence genomic window:
- the LOC140176323 gene encoding C2 domain-containing protein At1g53590-like, producing MWLPLQNVKMGRLHLAITVVDHGKEVDATCKQETVDTEEMRKSSLKNETAKNLDPGGWAEQFLQAKHFTHTRSLPVSATRRRLCGSDLIRRSTKY from the exons ATGTGGCTGCCACTTCAGAACGTGAAAATGGGGAGGTTGCATCTTGCGATAACCGTTGTTGACCATGGAAAG GAGGTTGATGCTACATGCAAGCAGGAAACAGTGGATACTGAAGAAATGAGGAAAAGTTCATTAAAAAATGAGACTGCCAAAAATTTGGATCCGGGTGGATGGGCGGAGCAGTTCCTGCAGGCAAAGCATTTCACCCACACTAGGTCGTTGCCGGTGTCCGCCACCAGGAGGAGGCTCTGCGGCAGTGATCTGATTCGGAGATCCACGAAGTATTGA